A region from the Desulfitobacterium dehalogenans ATCC 51507 genome encodes:
- a CDS encoding LysM peptidoglycan-binding domain-containing protein: MSYSIELSFNNREEFFEIPIMPGSIEASESSSNKTYDIIALGEINVIKAPKLSGYGFSSIFPAQRYPFVIAQRLLQPIEYVQLIIKWMESKRPIRFVFVSDRFDINTLASIEGFDWKEVAGGSGDIEYSIKLKKYVSYAAKKVPNVTPIYTAASTALMPPPAPARPNETKPPKTYTLVAGDTLWAVAQKHLGNGARWPEIQKLNGITDAEIKRLQIGRVLKLP; the protein is encoded by the coding sequence ATGTCCTACAGTATCGAACTCAGCTTTAACAACCGGGAAGAATTCTTCGAGATCCCCATCATGCCGGGAAGCATCGAAGCCAGTGAATCCAGCTCAAATAAAACCTATGACATTATTGCCTTGGGTGAAATCAATGTCATAAAGGCCCCTAAGCTCAGCGGGTACGGATTCAGCAGCATCTTTCCGGCTCAGCGCTATCCGTTTGTGATAGCACAAAGACTCTTGCAACCAATCGAATATGTTCAACTTATCATCAAGTGGATGGAGTCTAAGCGGCCCATCCGCTTTGTTTTTGTCTCAGATCGTTTTGATATCAATACCTTAGCCAGCATCGAAGGCTTTGATTGGAAAGAGGTCGCCGGTGGCTCAGGTGATATTGAATACTCCATTAAGTTAAAAAAATATGTCTCCTATGCGGCCAAAAAGGTGCCTAATGTAACGCCCATCTATACCGCAGCATCCACGGCACTAATGCCGCCTCCTGCGCCTGCCAGGCCAAACGAAACAAAGCCACCTAAGACCTATACATTGGTAGCTGGGGACACTCTGTGGGCAGTAGCGCAAAAGCATCTAGGCAATGGTGCGCGTTGGCCAGAGATACAAAAGCTAAATGGGATTACGGATGCGGAGATTAAGCGGCTGCAGATTGGCCGGGTGCTCAAGCTGCCATAA
- a CDS encoding XkdQ/YqbQ family protein — protein sequence MLTVFIDKKDGNVWNISQLVADVTWKTSRIGKAGSLSFTLIKNSPDQDQSFSYANGDIVYVQMKDGTKVFYGYIFSIDGGKDEAVKITCYDQLRYLMASDTYVLANVTASEVVKQIATDFKLKLGRIDDTEYRIPTMSEDNQKLMDIICKALDITLINSGKNYVFFDDFGTLTVRNIEDLKLDFIIGDNSLMTDYSHKVSIDEDTYNRIKLYRDNEDTGMRDTYITQHSGNMAKWGVLQLSQSVDEKMNDAQISEMIDTLIAIKNKETRILKIEAIGDIRVRAGRYVQIIIEEYGINQPFLVDECTHNFDGVNYTMTLDLRVFLRPSS from the coding sequence ATGTTAACAGTGTTTATTGACAAAAAGGATGGAAACGTGTGGAATATCTCCCAGCTCGTTGCCGATGTGACGTGGAAGACCAGCCGGATCGGGAAGGCCGGGAGCCTGAGCTTCACTCTCATCAAAAATTCTCCGGACCAGGACCAATCCTTCAGCTATGCCAATGGAGACATTGTCTATGTGCAGATGAAGGATGGCACCAAAGTGTTCTATGGCTATATCTTTAGCATAGACGGCGGCAAGGACGAAGCGGTCAAAATCACCTGCTATGACCAGCTGCGCTATCTCATGGCCAGTGACACCTATGTTCTTGCCAATGTCACGGCCTCTGAGGTGGTGAAGCAGATAGCTACTGACTTCAAGCTTAAGCTTGGGAGAATTGATGATACGGAATATCGAATCCCGACCATGTCCGAAGATAATCAAAAGCTAATGGACATCATCTGCAAAGCCCTGGATATTACCCTGATCAATTCCGGCAAGAACTATGTCTTCTTTGACGATTTCGGGACCTTAACAGTTCGGAATATTGAGGACCTGAAGCTGGATTTCATCATTGGAGACAACAGCTTAATGACGGATTACAGCCATAAGGTATCCATTGATGAGGATACCTATAATAGGATTAAGCTCTATCGTGATAACGAGGATACAGGTATGAGAGACACCTATATTACTCAGCATAGTGGCAACATGGCTAAATGGGGAGTGCTGCAGCTTAGTCAATCGGTGGATGAAAAGATGAATGATGCCCAAATCAGCGAGATGATTGACACGCTCATCGCAATAAAAAATAAGGAGACTAGGATCCTGAAAATTGAGGCTATTGGTGACATTCGAGTGAGAGCCGGTCGGTACGTACAGATCATCATTGAAGAGTATGGGATAAATCAGCCTTTTTTAGTTGACGAATGCACTCATAACTTTGATGGTGTGAACTATACCATGACGTTAGATCTGAGAGTGTTTCTAAGACCTTCCTCCTAA
- a CDS encoding DUF2577 domain-containing protein gives MPSLLDLIKTASGDALNASNPVNILFGEVLTVNPLSVKVDQRFTLPADFLIVPESLIRYEVDLKHMHQYTDDGSPNNTSEALTSKIVIRSGLAAGNKVLMLRVQGGQRYVVLDKVVTGS, from the coding sequence ATGCCAAGTTTATTGGATTTGATTAAAACAGCTAGTGGTGATGCTCTGAATGCATCGAATCCCGTGAATATCCTTTTTGGTGAAGTCTTAACTGTAAATCCGTTGAGTGTGAAAGTCGACCAACGCTTTACACTGCCGGCGGATTTTTTAATTGTTCCGGAAAGCTTGATCAGGTATGAGGTGGACTTAAAACATATGCACCAATACACCGATGATGGGTCACCAAATAACACTTCGGAAGCCTTAACTTCCAAAATCGTGATTCGTTCCGGGCTTGCCGCAGGGAATAAAGTTTTGATGCTTAGGGTCCAAGGCGGTCAGCGTTATGTCGTTTTAGATAAGGTGGTGACAGGCTCATGA